TGGGATTCTTCTTGTCGCGACCCATGGTCCAGGGGCCCACCAGAGCCGGCTCGGACTCGCCGTCGGGGGTCATGGCGACGGCCCAGCCTTCGTCATCCTCGTTCTTGAGGACCTTGGCGGTCCAACCCTTGTCGGCCCAGAGTCGGTCTTCCTGGATGCGGGGCGGTGTGTCGTCGATGGCCGACTCGTTGGCCTGCTCTGCGGCTGGATCAATCAAGGTCCGGATCTCGTGGTTTCGATGACGCTACATTAGCAGCCCGCTTGAACACCTGGTGGTTGCCGGGCTTCCAGCTCTTGCCGCCATCGTCGGTGTATTCCATGCGCGATTCGAAGCGGTCATCCTCGATGTTGAAGCGGGTGAAGCGCAGCTGGCCCATGCCACCGTCGGCAGTGGCGTACACCTGCGACAGTCGCTCTTCGCTGCCCAGCGGCCCGGTCATCACCCAGAGCTTGCCGTCACGTCCCACCGCCGCCATCTCGATGATGGCGGCAGCCTCGTTGATGTAGAAAAGGATACCCGAGGCCTGCTTCATCTCGGGAATTTCGTTGCGGCCGCGAACCACACGGTCGGGCACCACCCATTCGAATTCGTAGCTGCCATCAACAGCCTTGGCCACGCTGCCGTCTTCATTGAGGAATTCGGTCTGCACCTCCCAGCGGCCGATGGCATTGCGCAGTTGTGCCACCGAATGCTGCAGCGCAGCAGGATCCAGTTTCGGTTCTTCGGCAGTCAGGCACAGCGGCAGCAACAGCGCGACGAGCAGGATCAGCAGTCGGTTCATGGCGCTTGCTCCTTGGCGCTGGTTGTTTCGGCTGGCGCAGCCTTGCCTGATTCGAGCTCCGTGCCGGTGTTCTGATCATGGACCAGAAACCAGCCGTCGCCTTCACGCCTGAACAGCAGGGACAGGTAGTGATCGGCATGGTAGGGCTGGCCGCCGCGATCGGCCTCGTCGTAGCTGACCAGCAACAGGGCATGGCCCATGTCTGCGGTCTGCTCGATGGCCACGGTGCGGTAATTGAATGTCCAGCCGGTCTCGTCGAACCAGGCCTTGAGCATCTCGCGATAGGCGCCCGCATCGTCGAAATACTTGCCGTTGGGCAGAATGAAGCTCAGTCGCGGGCCGCGTGTCAGCGTAGCCTCGAAGGCCTGGAAATCACGCGCCTGGATGGCATCCAGATGGCGTTTGAGCGTGCATTCGAAGGCACAGTGGTCTGCGGCTTGCGCTCCCGCCGCAGCGCTGCAGACAAGTGACACGATTCCCAACCAGAGCGCCGCCGACCGCGTATTGCCATGCATGACCCGAACTCCTGATGGTGGATGGTGTTCTTGGCAAGCCCGCGCCTTCACTTGGAGGCCGGGGCCACGGCATCTTCCCGACGCCGCAGACTCTGTTCTGGCCAGACTTCGCGGGCTTGATAGTATTGGGCGAAGGTCGGTACACCCTCCGCCAGCAGCACCCAGGGCTGTTTTGACTCGGTGTAGATGTGCACATCCGGAGGCGCCTGATCAGGATCGTCCAGGGTGCCAACGCGCACGAAACTGAGTGCGTCGCCGGCACCTGCATAATGACTCCAGACCGCGATGCGGCACTGCGGGCAGCGGGCGATGCGCTGGCCCCTGCCGCTGGCCGACGGCGTATCGACCCATTCGGGTGCGGCGCGGAGCAGGGTGATCCGGGTGGTCTCGATGACGGCATTCAAGGCAAAGGCGCTACCGCTCTCGCGCTGGCACCAGCGGCAATGACAGCAGTGCACGATCAAGGGTGGGGATTCGAGCTGATACCGCAGAAAGCGGCAGCCACAGCCGCCGCTCAGTGGGACATGGGGGCTTGCAGTCATGTCAGGTCTCCGATGGCAGCAGCCAGCCGCACAGCGCATGTTCCCGTGGCGCGCGTAAGATCGCAAGCCTGCGTCCGGTCCGGTCCAGTCCAGACGATCACTGCCGCACAAGGTCACCCCATGCTCATCCGCAGACCACCACCCATGGCCGCTTCGGAAATCACGCCTGAAGGCGTATACCGCCGGCGTCGCGAATTGCTGGGACTCCTCGGCATGGGCAGCCTTGGGCTGTTGGCCGGCTGTGGTTCGGCGGATTCCGGCGCAACGACGGCCGCCGCGGATGCGACGCCCAAGGCGCCGCTGGGCCCCTTCGATACCAACGAAGCGCAGACCAGCTTCGAGCAGGCTTCCACCTACAACAACTACTACGAGTTCGGCACCGACAAGTCCGATCCGGCGAAGAACGCGAAGAACTTCAAGCCACGTCCGTGGACGGTCGAGGTTTCGGGTCTGGCCGAGCGCACCGGCACATTCGATCTGGATGATCTGGTCAAGCCGGCTTTTCGGGAGGAGCGCGTCTACCGCATGCGCTGCGTGGAAGCCTGGTCGATGGTGATTCCCTGGCTGGGCGTGCCTCTGGCCAAGGTCATCGAGGCGCTCAAGCCCACCAGCGCCGCACGCTACGTGGCTTTCGAGACCCTGTACGACCCGGCACGCATGCCCGGGCAACGGCAGGCGGTGCTCAACTGGCCCTATCGGGAAGGCTTGCGTCTGGACGAGGCGCTCAATCCCTTGCCGCTGCTGGTCACCGGGATGTATGGACGCGAGCTGCCGAATGCCAACGGTGCGCCGCTGCGGCTGGTGGTGCCGTGGAAGTACGGCTTCAAGGGCATCAAGGCCATTGTTGCCATCCGCTTCCTCGAGAGCGAGCCGTTGACCACCTGGAAATCGCTGGCGCCCGACGAGTACGGCTTCTATGCCAACGTCAATCCCGAGGTCGACCATCCGCGCTGGAGTCAGGCCAGCGAGCGTCGTCTGGCTGAAGGCCGCTCGCTGTTCAATGCGCGGATTCCGACCTTGCCCTTCAATGGCTATGCCGAGCAGGTGGCGCACCTGTATCAGGGCATGGATCCGAAGACGCTGTATTGAACGCGACGCCCTTCAAGGCTATCGATCGGGTGGTCTGGATCAAATGCGCGCTGTGGCCGCTGCTGCTGGCCCCGGCGCTGCGCTTGGTCTGGCTGATGTTCCTGGTGCAGAGCGGTCGTGAGCCGAATGCGCTCGGCGCCGATCCCATCGCCTATCTCACCCATCAGACCGGTGACTGGGCTGCGTATTGTCTGGGCGCCTCCCTGGCCATGACGCCGCTGCGGCGGCTCAGCGGCTGGGCGCCGTGGATACGCCTGCGCCGGCTGCTGGGACTGTTTGCCTTCTTCTATGCCAGTCTGCACCTTGGCGTTTATGCGGCGCTGGATCTGGGTTTTGACCTCTCGCATCTGTGGGCCGACATCGTCAAACGCCCCTACATCACCGTCGGATTTTCCGCCTGGCTGCTGCTGCTGCCGCTGGCAATCACGTCCACCCGCGGCATGATGCGCCGCCTCGGTCGCCGCTGGGGCCAGCTGCATCGCGCGGTCTACCTGATCGGTGTGCTGGTGCTGCTGCATTACGCCTGGTTGGTCAAGGCTGACCTGACCTGGCCGATCATTTTTGCCGCGGTCTTTGCCGTGTTGATGGTGTTGCGCTGGTGGCCCGCGGCCCGGAGACGTGGGACGGGGTGAGCGGTTCGGTGTCAGGGCTGAGGGCACGAGGGCAAGAGGGCACGTAGAATCAAGAGCCCGCGTCGAAGTGGCTGTTGCGCTTCCCCAGCACGTTGCCAAGAGCGTCCAGACAAGTCTGGACCTACCAGAGCCCGAAGCCCGTAGCCTTTTCCCGTGCCCCGTGCCCCGTGCCCCGTGCCCCGTGCCCCGTGCCCCGTGCCCCGTGCCCCGTGCCCCGTGCCCCGTGCCCCGTGCCTCGTGCCTCGTGCCCCGCTCAAAAATCGTAGCTGACGTTGCCGTTGGTCTCGGAGATCAGCTTGTTGGCAAACAGCGTGTCGATGATGCGGCTGACTTCCTCGGGCGGAATCTTCTTCTGGAAGAAGGCGGCTACGGTCTGCGTCAGGGTCTTCAATTTGCGCGGGCGGCCCTTCTTGTCGGTCTTGCCGAGCAGTTCGATCACGCGCTTGGTGTTGGCGTCTTCGGTCGGCGGCGCGGTCTTCGGATCCAGCTCCAGCAGACTGTTGAGCCGCCGGCACTTCAGGCCTTCCTTGTTCAGATGGCGCAACAGCGGATCGAAGCCCTTGTCCTTGCTCAGCACCAGGCATTGCTGCTGTGGCGAGCGCTCGATGACCCGGCCCAGGTGGCAGGCGATGTGGAAGTCCAGCGCATTGCTGCCGACCGCGTCGACCCGATGCCAGTCCACCCGCTGTCCCAGCTTCTGTGCCTGCGTCACCAGCTCGATCGGCACGCTCTTCTGGGTGGCGCCGACGAAGATGATGACCTCGTAGCTGTCGTCCAATCGGCTCAGGTCCACCTGCTGGACGTTCTCGTAGTCCACCAGCAGCAGCTTCTTGCTCATGACCTGATTCTCCTTCGTCAATCACGGTCCACCATTGTAGGCCGCCATGAATGCAGGTCAC
The Rhodanobacteraceae bacterium genome window above contains:
- a CDS encoding nuclear transport factor 2 family protein; this translates as MHGNTRSAALWLGIVSLVCSAAAGAQAADHCAFECTLKRHLDAIQARDFQAFEATLTRGPRLSFILPNGKYFDDAGAYREMLKAWFDETGWTFNYRTVAIEQTADMGHALLLVSYDEADRGGQPYHADHYLSLLFRREGDGWFLVHDQNTGTELESGKAAPAETTSAKEQAP
- a CDS encoding GFA family protein encodes the protein MTASPHVPLSGGCGCRFLRYQLESPPLIVHCCHCRWCQRESGSAFALNAVIETTRITLLRAAPEWVDTPSASGRGQRIARCPQCRIAVWSHYAGAGDALSFVRVGTLDDPDQAPPDVHIYTESKQPWVLLAEGVPTFAQYYQAREVWPEQSLRRREDAVAPASK
- the msrP gene encoding protein-methionine-sulfoxide reductase catalytic subunit MsrP, which gives rise to MLIRRPPPMAASEITPEGVYRRRRELLGLLGMGSLGLLAGCGSADSGATTAAADATPKAPLGPFDTNEAQTSFEQASTYNNYYEFGTDKSDPAKNAKNFKPRPWTVEVSGLAERTGTFDLDDLVKPAFREERVYRMRCVEAWSMVIPWLGVPLAKVIEALKPTSAARYVAFETLYDPARMPGQRQAVLNWPYREGLRLDEALNPLPLLVTGMYGRELPNANGAPLRLVVPWKYGFKGIKAIVAIRFLESEPLTTWKSLAPDEYGFYANVNPEVDHPRWSQASERRLAEGRSLFNARIPTLPFNGYAEQVAHLYQGMDPKTLY
- a CDS encoding sulfoxide reductase heme-binding subunit YedZ — encoded protein: MFLVQSGREPNALGADPIAYLTHQTGDWAAYCLGASLAMTPLRRLSGWAPWIRLRRLLGLFAFFYASLHLGVYAALDLGFDLSHLWADIVKRPYITVGFSAWLLLLPLAITSTRGMMRRLGRRWGQLHRAVYLIGVLVLLHYAWLVKADLTWPIIFAAVFAVLMVLRWWPAARRRGTG